Sequence from the Campylobacter sp. MIT 12-8780 genome:
GCTTGGCTTTAGCTACGCACAGATTGATGAGGCTTTAAAAGCTCTTGAAGCAAATGATAAAAGCACCCTAACAAAGCTTGAACCAAAATTGCTTGAGATGATTGAAAAAAGAAAAAGGCAAAATGCCTTTAAGCTTGAACTTCCTCGTTTTATAAGTCTTGATGAATGAACTTTTTTGATTCGTATTTTTATAAGCCAAATTTCTTTCAAAAAGCGCTTGCTTATCTGCTTTTACCCTTAAGCTTTATCTATGCTTTGTTTGCTATTTTAAACACTCAATTCAAGAAAAAAGTAGCCTTTGAAGTGCCAATCATTAGCGTTGGAAATTTAAGCTTAGGTGGAAATGGAAAAACACCCATGTGTAAGGCTATAGCTGTATTTTTGCAAGAATTTTTATCACAACAAGGCTCAAAGAAACCTAGAATTTTTATCATTTTAAGAGGCTATAAGCGAAAAAGCAAGGGCTTAATATGCGTAAAACTTGGTGAAAAAATACTTTGTAGTGTAGAGCAAAGTGGCGATGAGGCTATGGAATACGCCTTTGAAAAGGCAATTTATGGCGTGATCGTGAGTGAAGATAGGGTAAAAGGCATACAAAAAGCTCTTGAATTAGGAGCAAGTATCATTTTGCTTGATGATGCTTTTTCTAAATTTCACATCAAGAAATTTGATCTTTTGCTTGAGGGCAAAACAAAACCTTATTTTAATTTCAGCTTGCCAAGCGGAGCGTATCGTTTGCCGCCAAGTTATGCTAAAAAGGCTGATTTTATAGCTATTGAGGGTAGGGATTTTGTGCGGTATTCTTATGTGAAAGAAAATCAAAAAGCAGTTTTAATCGCTTCTATAGCCAAGCCTTTTAGGTTGTATGAGCATTTCATCAAGGCAAGGGCGTGTTATTTTTTTAAAGATCATTATGATTATAAAAAAAGCGAGCTTGAAAATTTGCTAAAAAAGCATAATTGTGATACACTAATGCTGACTTTTAAGGACTTTGTCAAGGTTAAGGATATGGGCTTTAAGTATGAACTTATCAAGCTTGAGCTTGAGTTAATGTCAAGCTTAAAAGAAGCTTTGATGAATTATATAAAAAGCTTTAAAAACTTTGATATAAAAGGATAAAAATGCTTTTAGTAGGAACAAGGGATAAAAGTCAAAGCGTTTCTTTTAAAGAAGCTTTGCTTAATCCAGCTGCTCATTTAGGCGGTTTGTATGCGCCATTAAGCTTACCCAAGTTTAACGGCTATGCGTATAAAGACTTAAGTTATAATGATTTTGCTTTAAAGCTTATTCAAAGCTTTGAATTTGGCTTTGACGAGGATTTTAAAGAGGCTTTAAAAAGCTATAAAAGTTTTGATGATGAAACTTGTCCTGTGCGTTTAAATAAAATCAGTGAAAAACTTTTTATCAACGAGCTTTATCATGGACCAACAAGAGCATTTAAAGATATGGCTTTACAGCCTTTTGGAGTGCTTTTAAAACGTTTTAGCGAGGGTAAAAATTTCCTTGTGTGCTGCGCGACAAGTGGAGATACTGGACCTGCGACTTTAAAAAGCTTTGAAAATAG
This genomic interval carries:
- a CDS encoding tetraacyldisaccharide 4'-kinase; this encodes MNFFDSYFYKPNFFQKALAYLLLPLSFIYALFAILNTQFKKKVAFEVPIISVGNLSLGGNGKTPMCKAIAVFLQEFLSQQGSKKPRIFIILRGYKRKSKGLICVKLGEKILCSVEQSGDEAMEYAFEKAIYGVIVSEDRVKGIQKALELGASIILLDDAFSKFHIKKFDLLLEGKTKPYFNFSLPSGAYRLPPSYAKKADFIAIEGRDFVRYSYVKENQKAVLIASIAKPFRLYEHFIKARACYFFKDHYDYKKSELENLLKKHNCDTLMLTFKDFVKVKDMGFKYELIKLELELMSSLKEALMNYIKSFKNFDIKG